A stretch of the Sphingomonas sp. CL5.1 genome encodes the following:
- the nuoH gene encoding NADH-quinone oxidoreductase subunit NuoH: MTSFFQNTVGLPYGWAWFVATLIGILVIALPLMLAVAMIIYADRKIWAAMALRRGPNVVGPFGLLQSFADGLKVFLQETIVPAAANRGLFILAPIITFTVALIVWAVVPFQLGVVLADINVGLLYVLAASSLGVYGIILAGWSSNSKYPFFSAIRSAAQMVSYEVAIGFILISIVLWAGTFNLTGIVEAQRGVLGTPVNGFFLNPLLFPMAVMFFISSMAETQRTPFDLTEAESELVAGYQTEYSSMSFALYWLGEYANVILMCTLNAVLFWGGYLPPLDWAPLYLVPGIIWLFAKILFFFFVFSWVKATVPRYRYDQLMRLGWKVFLPVSLFWVFLVSGVLMWARVGF, translated from the coding sequence GTGACCAGTTTCTTCCAGAACACCGTCGGCCTGCCCTATGGCTGGGCGTGGTTCGTCGCCACGCTGATCGGCATCCTCGTCATTGCATTGCCGCTGATGCTGGCGGTGGCGATGATTATCTATGCCGATCGCAAGATCTGGGCGGCGATGGCGCTCAGGCGCGGGCCGAACGTGGTCGGCCCGTTCGGCCTGCTCCAGTCGTTCGCTGACGGCCTCAAGGTCTTCCTCCAGGAGACGATCGTCCCGGCGGCGGCCAATCGCGGGCTGTTCATCCTCGCGCCGATCATCACCTTCACCGTGGCGCTGATCGTGTGGGCGGTGGTGCCGTTCCAGCTCGGCGTGGTGCTGGCGGACATCAACGTCGGGCTGCTCTACGTGCTCGCCGCCTCGTCGCTCGGGGTGTACGGCATCATCCTCGCGGGCTGGTCGTCGAACTCGAAATATCCCTTCTTCTCCGCGATCCGATCGGCGGCGCAGATGGTGAGCTATGAGGTCGCGATCGGCTTCATCCTGATCTCGATCGTGCTGTGGGCGGGGACGTTCAACCTCACCGGCATCGTCGAGGCGCAGCGGGGCGTGCTGGGGACGCCGGTCAACGGCTTCTTCCTCAATCCCTTGCTGTTCCCGATGGCGGTGATGTTCTTCATCTCCTCGATGGCCGAGACGCAGCGCACGCCGTTCGACCTGACCGAGGCGGAGAGCGAGCTGGTCGCCGGCTACCAGACCGAATATTCGTCGATGAGCTTCGCGCTCTACTGGCTCGGCGAATATGCCAACGTCATCCTGATGTGCACGCTGAACGCGGTGCTGTTCTGGGGCGGTTATTTGCCGCCGCTGGACTGGGCGCCGCTCTATCTCGTGCCGGGGATCATCTGGCTGTTCGCCAAGATTCTGTTCTTCTTCTTCGTGTTCAGCTGGGTGAAGGCGACCGTCCCGCGCTATCGCTACGACCAGCTGATGCGGCTGGGCTGGAAGGTGTTCCTTCCCGTCTCGCTGTTCTGGGTGTTCCTCGTTTCCGGCGTCCTGATGTGGGCGCGGGTAGGGTTCTGA
- the nuoK gene encoding NADH-quinone oxidoreductase subunit NuoK, whose product MGLVHYLVVAAILFTMGVLGIFLNRKNIIVILMAIELILLAVNINFVAFSAALHDLVGQVFAMFVLTVAAGEAAIGLAILVIFFRGRGSISVDDPSRMKG is encoded by the coding sequence ATCGGCCTCGTCCACTATCTCGTCGTGGCGGCGATCCTGTTCACGATGGGCGTGCTGGGGATTTTCCTCAACCGCAAGAACATCATCGTCATCCTGATGGCGATCGAGCTGATCCTGCTCGCGGTGAACATCAATTTCGTCGCCTTCTCGGCGGCGCTGCACGATCTGGTCGGGCAGGTGTTCGCGATGTTCGTGCTGACCGTCGCCGCCGGCGAGGCGGCGATCGGCCTCGCTATCCTCGTCATCTTCTTCCGCGGCCGCGGCTCGATCTCGGTCGACGATCCCAGCCGGATGAAGGGATAA
- a CDS encoding NAD(P)H-dependent oxidoreductase subunit E: MADAPEIPDEAEVRARWGAFDWTEENRKKRDEILARYPKGREQSGSIPLLDLAQRQVGAETQTQGWLPIPVIEFVAREIGVPYMRVYEVATFYTMFNLAPVGRYHVQVCGTTPCMLRGSDDVLAACRNKGLIKGKTTPDGLFTLTEVECMGNCASAPMVQINDDNYEDLDYDRTIAILEALERGEHPRTGTQEPGRHTVEPLGGPTTLKAMVRENFDYRPEWGDAA; encoded by the coding sequence ATGGCTGACGCACCCGAAATCCCTGACGAGGCAGAGGTCCGCGCGCGCTGGGGCGCGTTCGACTGGACCGAGGAGAACCGGAAGAAGCGCGACGAGATTCTCGCGCGCTACCCGAAGGGCCGCGAGCAGTCCGGCTCGATCCCGTTGCTCGATCTCGCCCAGCGGCAGGTCGGCGCGGAGACGCAGACGCAGGGCTGGCTGCCGATTCCGGTGATCGAGTTCGTCGCGCGCGAGATCGGCGTGCCGTACATGCGCGTGTACGAGGTCGCGACCTTCTACACGATGTTCAACCTCGCGCCGGTCGGCCGCTATCATGTGCAGGTGTGCGGCACGACGCCGTGCATGCTGCGCGGCTCCGACGACGTGCTGGCGGCGTGCCGGAACAAGGGCCTCATCAAGGGCAAGACCACCCCGGACGGGCTGTTCACGCTGACCGAGGTGGAGTGCATGGGCAATTGCGCCTCGGCGCCGATGGTCCAGATCAACGACGATAATTACGAGGATCTCGATTACGATCGCACGATCGCGATCCTCGAGGCGCTGGAGCGTGGCGAGCATCCCAGGACCGGCACGCAGGAGCCGGGCCGCCACACCGTCGAGCCGCTCGGCGGGCCGACCACCTTGAAAGCAATGGTGCGCGAGAATTTCGATTACCGGCCCGAATGGGGGGATGCGGCATGA
- the nuoI gene encoding NADH-quinone oxidoreductase subunit NuoI: MGIASTIKAFTLWEFVQAHALTLKYFFKPKATINYPFERNPVSPRFRGEHALRRYPNGEERCIACKLCEAICPAQAITIEAEPRDDGSRRTTRYDIDMTKCIYCGLCQEACPVDAIVEGPNYEFATETREELIYDKAKLLDNGDRWERAIAANLAADAAYR; the protein is encoded by the coding sequence ATGGGTATCGCATCGACGATCAAGGCCTTCACGCTCTGGGAGTTCGTGCAGGCGCACGCCCTGACGCTGAAGTATTTCTTCAAGCCGAAGGCGACGATCAACTATCCGTTCGAGCGGAATCCGGTGTCGCCGCGCTTTCGTGGCGAGCATGCGCTGCGCCGCTATCCCAACGGCGAGGAGCGCTGCATCGCGTGCAAATTGTGCGAGGCGATCTGCCCCGCGCAAGCGATCACGATCGAGGCCGAGCCGCGCGACGACGGCAGCCGCCGCACCACGCGCTACGACATCGACATGACGAAGTGCATCTATTGCGGGCTGTGCCAGGAGGCGTGCCCGGTCGACGCGATCGTCGAGGGGCCGAACTATGAGTTCGCGACCGAGACGCGCGAGGAGCTGATCTACGACAAGGCCAAGCTGCTCGACAACGGCGACCGGTGGGAGCGCGCGATCGCGGCCAACCTTGCCGCCGATGCGGCGTATCGGTAG
- a CDS encoding NADH-quinone oxidoreductase subunit D → MLHETDADNPTVGDVAIQNYTINFGPQHPAAHGVLRLVMELDGEIIERVDPHVGLLHRGTEKLIEYKTYAQALPYFDRLDYCSPLGMEHSFVLAIEKLLDLEVPARAQYLRTFFAELTRISNHMLNLGSHVMDVGAMTPNLWLFEIREDCLNFFERASGARMHSNYFRPGGVHQDVPLKLLTDIADWLDTRLPRLFEDAISLVADNRIFKQRNVDIALVSREDAIRWGFSGPMIRGSGIPWDLRKSQPYDAYARMDFEIPVGTRGDCYDRFMVRVEEVRQSARIMRQCLNEMPDGPIASLDRKVVPPKRGEMKSSMEALIHHFKLYTEGYHVPAGEVYVATESPKGEFGVFLVADGSNKPYRCKIRPTAFSHLQAMDMMCKGHMLADTTAILGAIDVVFGECDR, encoded by the coding sequence ATGCTCCACGAAACGGATGCGGACAATCCGACCGTCGGCGATGTCGCGATCCAGAACTACACGATCAACTTCGGCCCGCAACACCCGGCGGCGCATGGCGTGCTGCGGCTGGTGATGGAACTGGACGGCGAGATCATCGAGCGCGTCGATCCGCATGTCGGGCTGCTCCATCGCGGCACCGAGAAGCTGATCGAATACAAGACCTATGCGCAGGCGCTGCCCTATTTCGACCGGCTCGATTATTGCTCGCCGCTCGGCATGGAGCACAGCTTCGTGCTCGCGATCGAGAAGCTGCTCGATCTGGAGGTGCCGGCGCGCGCGCAATACCTCCGCACCTTCTTCGCCGAGCTGACCCGCATCTCCAATCACATGCTGAACCTCGGCTCGCACGTCATGGACGTCGGCGCGATGACGCCGAACCTGTGGCTGTTCGAGATCCGCGAGGATTGCCTCAATTTCTTCGAGCGTGCGTCCGGCGCGCGGATGCACTCCAATTATTTCCGCCCCGGCGGCGTCCATCAGGACGTGCCGCTGAAGCTGCTGACCGACATCGCCGACTGGCTCGACACGCGCCTGCCGCGTCTGTTCGAGGATGCGATCAGCCTTGTCGCGGACAATCGCATCTTCAAGCAGCGCAACGTCGATATCGCATTGGTGAGCCGCGAGGACGCGATCCGCTGGGGCTTCTCCGGCCCGATGATCCGCGGCTCAGGCATTCCGTGGGATCTGCGCAAGTCGCAGCCTTATGATGCTTATGCCAGGATGGACTTCGAGATTCCGGTCGGCACGCGCGGCGATTGCTACGACCGTTTCATGGTCCGCGTCGAGGAAGTGCGCCAGTCCGCGCGCATCATGCGTCAGTGCCTGAACGAAATGCCGGACGGCCCGATCGCCTCGCTCGATCGCAAGGTGGTGCCGCCCAAGCGTGGCGAGATGAAGAGCTCGATGGAAGCGCTCATCCACCACTTCAAGCTCTACACCGAGGGCTATCACGTCCCCGCCGGCGAGGTCTACGTCGCGACCGAAAGCCCCAAGGGCGAGTTCGGCGTGTTCCTCGTCGCGGACGGCTCGAACAAGCCCTATCGCTGCAAGATCCGCCCGACCGCCTTCAGCCATCTCCAGGCGATGGACATGATGTGCAAGGGCCACATGCTCGCCGACACGACCGCCATTCTCGGCGCGATCGATGTCGTCTTTGGTGAATGTGATCGCTGA
- the nuoF gene encoding NADH-quinone oxidoreductase subunit NuoF, translating to MSAITSLDDKDRIFTNLYGYQSWHLDAARVRGDWDNTKALLELGQDKIIDVMKASGLRGRGGAGFPTGMKWSFMPKNPTPERPSFLVINADESEPGSCKDREIIRHDPHKLIEGALVAGFAMRARAAYIYIRGEYIREAEVLFEAVREAYDAGLVGRNACGSGYDFDVFVHRGAGAYICGEETAMLESLEGKKGQPRLKPPFPAGAGLYGCPTTVNNVESIAVAPTILRRGAEWFASFGNENNKGTKLFQISGHVNTPCVVEEAMSIPFRELIEKHCGGIRGGWDNLLAVIPGGSSVPLVPAAQIMDCPMDFDGLKAVGSGLGTAAVIVMDKSTDIVRAISRISYFYKHESCGQCTPCREGTGWMWRVMERLRTGDADIGEIDMLQQVTKQVEGHTICALGDAAAWPIQGLIRHFRPELERRINERKGGDAVPMQEAAE from the coding sequence ATGAGCGCGATCACCTCGCTGGACGACAAGGATCGCATCTTTACCAATCTCTACGGCTACCAGTCGTGGCATCTCGATGCCGCGCGGGTGCGTGGCGACTGGGACAATACCAAGGCGCTACTGGAGCTTGGGCAGGACAAGATCATCGACGTGATGAAGGCGTCCGGTCTGCGCGGGCGCGGCGGGGCGGGCTTCCCGACCGGCATGAAATGGTCGTTTATGCCGAAGAATCCGACGCCGGAGCGGCCGAGCTTCCTCGTCATCAACGCCGACGAATCCGAGCCGGGTAGTTGCAAAGATCGCGAGATCATCCGCCACGATCCGCACAAGCTGATCGAGGGCGCGCTGGTCGCCGGCTTCGCGATGCGCGCGCGGGCGGCATATATCTACATCCGCGGCGAATATATCCGAGAGGCGGAGGTGCTGTTCGAGGCGGTCCGCGAGGCTTACGACGCCGGGCTGGTCGGCAGGAACGCCTGCGGCTCGGGCTATGACTTCGACGTATTCGTCCATCGCGGTGCGGGCGCTTACATCTGCGGCGAGGAAACCGCGATGCTGGAGAGCCTGGAGGGCAAGAAGGGCCAGCCGCGCCTCAAGCCGCCGTTCCCGGCCGGCGCGGGCCTCTACGGCTGCCCGACCACGGTGAACAACGTCGAATCGATCGCAGTCGCGCCGACGATCCTCAGGCGCGGGGCCGAGTGGTTCGCGAGCTTCGGCAACGAGAACAACAAGGGCACCAAGCTCTTCCAGATCAGCGGCCATGTGAACACGCCGTGCGTGGTCGAGGAAGCGATGTCGATCCCGTTCCGCGAGCTGATCGAGAAGCATTGCGGCGGCATCCGTGGCGGGTGGGACAATCTGCTCGCGGTGATCCCCGGCGGCTCTTCGGTGCCGCTGGTGCCGGCGGCGCAGATCATGGACTGCCCGATGGACTTCGATGGCCTCAAGGCGGTCGGCTCCGGCCTCGGCACGGCGGCGGTGATCGTGATGGACAAGTCCACCGACATCGTCCGCGCGATCAGCCGCATCTCCTATTTCTACAAGCACGAAAGCTGCGGCCAGTGCACCCCGTGCCGTGAGGGCACCGGCTGGATGTGGCGGGTGATGGAGCGCCTGCGCACCGGCGACGCCGATATCGGCGAGATCGATATGCTCCAGCAGGTGACGAAGCAGGTGGAAGGCCACACGATCTGCGCCCTCGGCGACGCCGCCGCGTGGCCGATCCAGGGTCTCATCCGCCACTTCCGCCCCGAACTGGAGCGCCGCATCAACGAGCGTAAGGGCGGCGATGCCGTCCCCATGCAGGAAGCTGCCGAATAA
- a CDS encoding NADH-quinone oxidoreductase subunit J, giving the protein MIQAFAFYLFAIVVLLSGAMTITSRNPVHSVLWLILAFFNAAGLMVLVGAEFIAMLLVIVYVGAVAVLFLFVVMMLDIDFAELRAGFVRYAAIGLALAVALVCEILIGVGAWSAGGIDLARRTAPVKETIPNIQAIGELLYTRYLFVFEGAGLVLLVAMIGAIVLTHRERKGVRAQNVARQVARRPDEATRNMRPEVGQGVQL; this is encoded by the coding sequence GTGATACAGGCCTTCGCCTTCTATCTCTTCGCGATCGTCGTGCTGCTTTCGGGCGCGATGACGATCACCTCGCGCAACCCGGTCCATTCGGTGCTGTGGCTGATCCTGGCGTTCTTCAACGCCGCCGGCCTGATGGTGCTGGTGGGGGCGGAGTTCATCGCGATGCTGCTGGTCATCGTCTATGTCGGCGCGGTCGCGGTGCTGTTCCTGTTCGTCGTGATGATGCTCGACATCGATTTCGCCGAGCTGCGCGCCGGGTTCGTCCGCTATGCGGCGATCGGCCTCGCGCTGGCGGTGGCTCTCGTGTGCGAAATCCTGATCGGCGTCGGCGCATGGAGCGCGGGCGGCATCGACCTCGCCCGTCGCACCGCGCCGGTGAAGGAGACGATCCCGAACATCCAGGCGATCGGCGAATTGCTCTACACGCGCTACCTGTTCGTGTTCGAGGGCGCGGGTCTCGTGCTGCTGGTGGCGATGATCGGCGCGATCGTGCTGACCCACCGCGAGCGCAAGGGCGTCCGCGCGCAGAATGTCGCGCGGCAGGTCGCGCGGCGGCCGGATGAGGCGACACGCAACATGCGGCCCGAAGTGGGGCAGGGGGTGCAATTGTGA
- the nuoG gene encoding NADH-quinone oxidoreductase subunit NuoG produces MPKVKVDGVEIEVPAGATVLQACELAGKEIPRFCYHERLSIAGNCRMCLVEVKPGPPKPQASCALPAADNQEIFTNTPMVKAAREGVMEFLLINHPLDCPICDQGGECDLQDQSVAYGRGASRFHENKRAVTEKYMGPIVKTVMTRCIQCTRCIRFAEEVAGVEEIGAIYRGENMQITSYLEEAVTSELSGNVVDLCPVGALTSKPYAFEARPWELKKTLTIDVMDAVGTNIRLDSRGRQVLRCVPRINEDVNEEWATDKTRHAVDGLVRRRLDRPFVRRGGKLVEATWDEAFAAIADVAKGAGDSVAVVSGDQADCETLFAAKALAKSFGSSLLEGRQTGMDYDTSSLAAVNFNTTIAGAETADVILLVGTNVRWEAALVNTRIRKAIKKGAKVFAIGPEVDLTYKVEWLGDDLAVLADLPAAVTDTFAKAERPMMIVGGAAMKGAQGATLALVDKLGLIKQGWNGYNVLHFSASRMGGLMLGYARKAAISELYGAKLTFFLGADECDFGRFGGFKVYIGHHGDAGAHHADVVLPGASYAEKSGTWVNLEGRVQRGERAVFPPGDAREDWTILRALSEKLGKTLPFDTLEELRAAMAVDCPDLASLGLVKFPWNPPALDAKAEGVLAGYPIKDFYLTNAICRASPTMQRCSAELVHGETFAEAAE; encoded by the coding sequence ATGCCCAAGGTAAAGGTCGACGGCGTAGAGATCGAGGTGCCTGCGGGCGCCACCGTGCTGCAGGCGTGCGAGCTTGCCGGCAAGGAAATCCCGCGCTTCTGCTATCACGAGCGGCTCTCGATCGCCGGCAATTGCCGCATGTGCCTTGTCGAGGTGAAGCCGGGGCCGCCCAAGCCGCAGGCGTCGTGCGCACTGCCGGCGGCGGACAATCAGGAGATCTTCACCAACACGCCGATGGTGAAGGCCGCGCGCGAAGGCGTGATGGAATTCCTCCTCATCAACCACCCGCTCGATTGCCCGATCTGCGATCAGGGCGGCGAATGCGATCTTCAGGACCAGTCGGTCGCCTATGGCCGCGGCGCCTCGCGCTTCCACGAGAACAAGCGCGCGGTGACCGAGAAATACATGGGGCCGATCGTCAAGACGGTGATGACGCGCTGCATCCAGTGCACGCGCTGCATCCGCTTCGCCGAGGAAGTGGCGGGGGTCGAGGAGATCGGCGCGATCTATCGCGGCGAGAACATGCAGATCACTTCCTATCTGGAGGAAGCGGTCACCAGCGAGCTTTCGGGCAATGTGGTCGATCTCTGCCCGGTCGGCGCGCTGACGTCCAAGCCTTATGCCTTCGAGGCGCGGCCGTGGGAGCTGAAGAAGACGCTGACCATCGACGTGATGGACGCGGTGGGCACCAACATCCGCCTCGACAGCCGTGGCCGGCAGGTGCTGCGCTGCGTGCCGCGCATCAACGAGGACGTGAACGAGGAGTGGGCGACCGACAAGACGCGCCACGCGGTCGACGGCCTCGTGCGTCGCCGGCTCGATCGCCCGTTCGTGCGGCGCGGCGGCAAGCTGGTCGAGGCGACGTGGGACGAGGCCTTCGCGGCGATCGCCGATGTGGCGAAGGGCGCGGGCGACAGCGTCGCGGTGGTCTCCGGCGATCAGGCCGATTGTGAGACGCTGTTCGCGGCCAAGGCGCTGGCGAAGTCGTTCGGCTCGTCGCTGCTCGAAGGGCGGCAGACGGGCATGGATTACGATACGTCCAGCCTCGCGGCGGTGAATTTCAATACCACGATCGCAGGCGCCGAGACGGCGGACGTGATCCTGCTGGTGGGCACCAACGTGCGCTGGGAAGCGGCGCTGGTGAACACCCGCATCCGCAAGGCGATCAAGAAGGGCGCGAAGGTCTTCGCGATCGGGCCTGAGGTCGATCTCACCTACAAGGTCGAGTGGCTGGGGGACGATCTGGCGGTGCTGGCCGACCTGCCGGCGGCGGTGACGGACACCTTCGCCAAGGCGGAGCGGCCGATGATGATCGTCGGCGGCGCGGCGATGAAGGGCGCGCAGGGCGCGACGCTGGCATTGGTCGACAAGCTCGGCCTCATCAAGCAGGGGTGGAACGGCTATAACGTCCTCCATTTCTCCGCGAGCCGGATGGGCGGGCTGATGCTCGGCTATGCGCGGAAGGCCGCGATTTCCGAGCTTTACGGCGCGAAGCTTACCTTCTTCCTCGGCGCGGACGAGTGCGATTTCGGCCGGTTCGGCGGCTTCAAGGTCTATATCGGCCACCACGGCGATGCCGGCGCGCATCATGCCGACGTCGTGTTGCCGGGCGCGAGCTATGCCGAGAAGTCGGGCACGTGGGTGAACCTCGAAGGCCGCGTCCAGCGCGGCGAACGCGCGGTGTTCCCGCCGGGCGACGCGCGCGAGGACTGGACGATCCTGCGCGCGCTCTCCGAGAAGCTCGGCAAGACGCTGCCGTTCGACACGCTGGAGGAATTGCGCGCCGCGATGGCGGTGGATTGCCCCGATCTCGCCAGCCTCGGCCTCGTCAAATTCCCGTGGAACCCGCCGGCGCTCGACGCGAAGGCGGAAGGGGTGCTGGCCGGCTATCCGATCAAGGATTTCTACCTGACCAACGCCATCTGCCGTGCGTCCCCGACGATGCAGCGCTGCTCGGCCGAGCTTGTCCATGGCGAGACCTTCGCGGAGGCGGCGGAGTGA